The region CCAAGTCTTTTTAGATACGAACGCGATGGTCCAATACCTGAATTTGCTCTTTTCGAGACTCCCAAGCCACCCGGTCCGTACACACTTACTGGTTTTCCTCCCATTTTCCCAACACACGTCCCCGGATACCTGTTCGATCTGAAACGGCATGCTGAAGACTTCAGACCTAAGACGTACTATGTAGACTATCTTCGCCGAAGACAGATGGGTGGGTGTTTAATTCACCTTAGATTGAAGGAATGCCAATATTGCACCGCTCACCTGATGAGACACTTGATCAGGGTATTTTGAGAAATAAAGCTTCTGTTAattgcaaataaatatataaaataagtgTTTACTGTCAAGGTTCAGtctgtttgtattttgtataGACAATATTATGGTGAAGtaaatactttaaaaatatcaaacagGCAGGATTCCTTCAAGTCTCAAATTAAACACTCAAGCCGTTTTATTATTTGCTTATTCGTTGATCTTTTTAAGAAATAGTTTGCAGTTGGTGATGCAATTTATCTTAGTTAAGCGTAAATTGTTCGTTTTGTAACAGTAATTAAATATCAGGAGGATAAAGAGATAATTGCTTGTGTCTGTAATGTATTTATGTAATTAGTGTCATGTCATAGGTTTTTGCATTACGTAATTTCTTCGCCTATCTTTCGCACGCCTTGTCGTATGTCTTATAGTAATAGTAGTGTGGAGAATTGGCCAGCTGgtggtattattttaattaaatagctttaaatatcttaatataataaacaacaaaaatacaattacctacaataatttaattgaaacgattgttgttgttggttgttttatttttgtaatgttgaattttattGTCTTTAATCTCTAAGTCTCTACTCTGTAGTATGTCATTATGTTTTGgattaaaaaagtttaattgCAATATCAACTAAATATAAAGGTCTGCATACAGGTATTGTCTTTCCATCGCTGATACATAAACACTATCCAGTCCATTCCATTTGAGATATCTTCATACGTAGGTTTAGGTACCTAAATCGATAACGATATAGCGTTATCCTTTTCTCTTTCACATATTATAATAGTTCTTCCTTTTAGTATTTAATAGAACATCAAACTCTTGGTTTATCATTAGTAGTAGGATTTCCATAATCTGTAGGAATTAGATAAGTACTTAGTTTCCGTTTTTTTAATGATAGCTGTACTATGGAGTAGGTAAATGTTAATTAGGAGTCCCAAATACGCACATGTATAATTATTAGCATGTAATAATCACTGTTTTGTTCCTTGTTACATGTTTTTCTTagtgttttattttcaattctaAATTACCCCCTTAAACTGAAGTAGTGAAGTTGATTTTACGGTCATGTGAGTGAACAGTAATTGATGTCCCCTGTATTGAAATTGTTAAATAAAGTTTAGTTTTTTACATCTATATGTTGTTTTTACAGAAGGCAACCCGATTACCGGTGACGGCTACAAGTCGCTGAACGGGCAGATCAACACGGTGACGTCACTAAACGGCAACAGCATCATCAACCACAACCGCGTGCCGCCCGGCGGGTTCTCCTCCGGTCTCTGGTAGACTGCCCCTACACTCAAATTCGACTTATATTTTACCGTCTACCCCCACCTTGTCATAAAAGACaaaaaacattttgtaaaaGATATAAAATTTGCTATATCAAATTCATCAACCTTTATAACTTTGACAAAGGAACATGGCGTGGTATCCACAAAATCAGTAAGTAACGTGTCGAGTTTTGTTTGGGATTCTTGAAGAATAAGGAACAATCTTTATAAAATACTGCAGTTTTCATGCATTTATATTAACAATTCCATTAATCGACTAAATTTCAACGACTGCCTGGATATCACGGTATCACCAAAAATACCAgattataattaaaaatcaCAGCGTCCACTAAAACAGAAAGGGTATATGTTGTTAAATAAATCCTTAGCCTATCCCATAAATGTTTACTTTTCGAATAATTAAGCATAGATGATTATAGATATTTTTGTAATAGTAACATTATTTCGATAGATATAATAATGTTATTGATTCGTAGTGTGGGACCTTTGAATTAATAATAACCATGAAATAGTTGTCTTCAATAACAAtgcttatatatttatttgcgttcgAATTGATGAttaaatacataggtatttattataatttcaaaGGTCAACGCAGACTTAAGAACTTGAAAATTATACTCTTcacattttaataattattttaactttGATATTGTGAATTAGGAGTGAGGATACGTATCAGCAATATACCAAAACGAATAGTGCCTTGATTGGAAATGGGGTGAAATTCTATAAGAATCTGTGTGAGATTGAGTAGGCATTAACGTAAAGACAGTGATTATATTATCTATATTTCACGGTATAGAAATAGTAATCATACGGCACTCGGTCTAAATGATACAAATTATATCTTAacttaaactttaatatttgaCACTAATTAAGAGTCCTTAAtctctttcgttaaattttattATCATATTACCTAATTTAAATAGAGGGTTTATAGATTGCATTTATTTTGTCTTTACAtgagtttattttttttagtttattttctacgcgtttagaaataaaatataagaaagtATTGAATTTTGGTCGATTATCTGTTAACAAAATTGGTGATTTTAAGGACCATAGTTTTGTAGGATAATAAGTAGTGGCGATGTTTGTATAAGCCGTAACCACTTAGTGTAGGCATATCAACTTTGTAAAAACGTTTTAATATTCTATCTAACCTGAACGCATAATCGCAGGCCTAATTATAACAAAACTGTTAATAGATAATAACCATtatttcaaaataaagtttttttattgataaTTCTTGTTTTATTAGACGGCAATGTCCGCCATGCTGTGTGTATTGTCACACATACCCCTCCACAACTAAGCTCCCATAGAAATATGTATCGGTTAGGTATATTTATAGTAAATATCAGGGTTTACCGAAACCGCAGCTTAGCCATTGACATAGACAccggcgcgctcattctttcttccgtggacatagatatctagggactggctttacggacaataataatgacTGTAATGAGGCATAACAGGGGCCAGTACAAcggtgtgacaccggtacaacgcgattggttgatgagttcgcatcacgcgcgcgattggtggATGAGTtagcatcacgcgcgctattggtcgcaactagttgcgtaagactgcacgattggctggaattcgtgaggcacaccgctaaactagtaccatttttagtgcccgtaaggccagtccatggATATATACGTTAATGAGCTTAGCCCTGTGCTTATCCATACAAAAAAcgtccaagtgcgagtcgggcttgCGCCCCCAGAAATTCGAACCATCGCACAATATTTGCAATGTTTTGGTTCTAACCGTTACCCTTAATACCGTCTCACGCTTGACCAATTTTTATTACATGTTGTGCATTTTCCTCTAGCCTCCCAGAGGCCTATCATTGTAAGTActgtattatgtttttttttagttaaaccacaatttaattttaatttgtcttggctagtttgaTTCGTGTGCGACTAGAGAATGTATTTTTCCACTATACACCGAGTTGGATTGGAGCTTTATATGTTTAACCGTTGTAGagataaggtcaatgtggctactTCCGTCATAGAGGCTATTCcatccactagcgtttttctcgaacaacgaacaacattgataatttcgtcgacaaagcagcgattgcttttagtttgagcaatcaaaagcaaatgtttttttttcctacgattgaaaatcaaagaaatatacgctcgtggacggaattagccacattgaccttaggtACAGTTTTAGCTAAGCTTTAAGCAATTTTTTTAAGAAAGTACAGATAAACTCCGCAGCCGTGTGAGTGGAGTGGACACTGGATAACCGTGTACCCATACCGATAATGAGGGTGCCTTCGTGTGAGAGCACAGAATATAAGTAacagtactaccgtacagaaagaaacttcctacaaaaccgaagtttgacagcgattcagggacgaatcatgctgtcccttacTTATATATGGTACTAtgcctttcggctatttagggttgtcaaaattcgcAATATATTCGCAAGATATGATAAaattacaatgtagataaaataaatttcgataacatatattattttcCTCTTTGCCTCTATACGTCTACAACCAGCGTAAACCTCACTTAGAACCATCTACTTGACTCAAAAGTCATCTGAGTTGAATTTGGTGttgtcataaaaataaaaatatagttgaatataaatataatttataatttacttGTCTACATACAATATGCAAAAACTTACAACATCACTAAGATTGTAGATCTCCCTCACAATTTGTATTCACTTTAACCCTCTGCGGGTTCCTAGAATTTTCCTTGGCAAGTGTTTTCTCGTCCCTGACCGGCGACTCTATGCTCACTGTGACGGGgccatcgttttctatggataCTTGCATATACGCCCCAAATACTCCGTCTGAGACAAAAGTAATCCATAAGACgagaaaaagattttttttataccacatcggtggcaaagcatacgggttattcccactagttaccaccaagttcttaccagtggtaactactgggattaaatTTTTTTATTCCGAGTAGTttccactggtaaaaggtgggaatttttattcccagtagttaccaccaaaatattgttagagtTCAATACTAATATAATTATAGAgtgcttaaataaataaatataagtttaGTGTTTTAGGAAACTGCCTTAagagtgatcaaaaatattaaaacagtttaacCGGTGAAAAGGTCGTGAGCTTGATTCGCAATAAAAACGAGGAAATCTTGCAAAATATAGGTGTAATTTTTCCGAATGACATTAGTGACAGtaaaaacagtaaaatatagaaaaaggtataaaaagtatatcgatatcaaaggaGGCCGTCATCTACACTCCCCACCCTAGTGCGCAAACTAGCACTAATCAGCTAAGGGTACAGGAGCCACGCGCGCCACAGACCGGCGCAGCACGCCGGTAGCGGTGCTAATGTCGACTACCCTGATGCGACCGTCTTTTCCAGGCAGGACACTTTTTATTAGGCCTCGTGGCCACACGTTTCGAGGCGAGTCAGGGTCAACGACAAGCACTAGGTCACCGACACCCAGTGGCTTCTGCTCCTGTTGCCACTTCTTTCTCGGTAACAGAAGCGGGAGGAACTCCTTCATCCACCGCTTCCAGTACATGTCGGCCAATCGCTGCGCTATTCGCCATTGCTTCCTTAAGGCTAAGTCCGAATCGTCAAATACGCCATGTATTGGCAACCTGGATGAAGAGCCTATAAGAAAGTGGTTGGGCGTAAGCGCGTCAGAGGAGCCCGGCTCTACCGACACGTGTGTTAGTGGTCGACCGTTGACAATACCTTCTACTTCCGCTAGTAGAGTGCTGAGAGTTTCGTCTCGGGGCGCTCGTTCTTTTAAAATGACACGAAGAGATCGCTTTACGGTCCGAATCAAGCGCTCCCACGCCCCACCCCAATGGGGGCTGGCGGGCGGAATAAAAGTTCAGCGAACTTGATTGTTAAGAGCTTCGGCTCTAAGTGATTCTTCGTCGAGCTCCTGTATGGATCTTCGCAATTCGACGTCTGCTCCGCGTAGGTTCGTGCCGTTGTCGGAATAAATATGCGACGGCCACCCACGTCGAGACGCCATTCGTCGAAGCGCCATAATCAATGAGTCAGTAGTAAGCGTGTGAACGACTTCTATGTGGACTGCACGAACGGTTAGGCAAGTAAACAAAACGCCGTAACGTTTTTCTCGACGTCTGCCTACTGTGACTTCCATGGGCCCAAACAGATCGATCCCGCAAAAGGTGAAGGCACGTTGATGATGCGCCATGCGCGCTTGAGGTAAGTCACCCATCCGAGGCACCTGTGGGGTAGCCTTTCTTAACCTGCAGAGCATGCAATGAGACGCAACATTTTTGACGGTAGGTCGCAAGTGGATTATCCAAAATTCTTGTTTTAAATCATTTACTACCGCTTCTTGGTGTCCGTGGGCAGCCTTCACATGATAGTGCTTGACCAAAAGCTTGGCAGTAGGATGCCGTCCATCAAGAATAATGGGCCTTTTCGCTTCCTGAGGTACGTCAGAAACAGCATCAATGCGGCCGCTCAGGCGTAAAACATTGTTCTCGTCCAAGTATGGAGATAGATTTCTCAGCCGACTATCGCGTGGCAAGTCTTTTCCTGCCTTTACTGCTTGTATGTCACTGGCAAAGGAATCTTCTTGAGCTTGCCGCAGGATTAACTGCTTTACTTGTTCCACCAGGGCGTAGTCGTCAAGTGCGATACCTCTGCATTTATTTGTAAACTTGAGAACACAAGCGGTAGATCGCATAAATCGTAGCCACGAGGAGAAGCGCTCAGGGTCAGGAACCGGGAAACATGTACGTGAGTTTTGTACTACGGTCATGCAAGCTTCAGCGCCGACTTCATTTTCGGGTTCCAGGACGTTCGCTGGCCAGCAAGTCTCATCGCTGTACAAAAACTCGGGTCCCTTGAACCACTCATTAAGAAAGGACTGATAGTTGAACGTTTCTCTTGTAACAATGTCCGCCACGTTCAGTCCTGTTGGCACATATCTCCATTCAGAGGCTTGTGACAGGTCGTCGATCTCGCCTAATCTATTAGCCTCGAAAGTCTTGTATCGACGAGTGTTGTTGCCAATCCAGTGTAGCACCGTACTTGAATCGCACCAAAAGTATCGCCG is a window of Cydia splendana chromosome 1, ilCydSple1.2, whole genome shotgun sequence DNA encoding:
- the LOC134795060 gene encoding uncharacterized protein LOC134795060, translating into MDDYIDSLPDEATAISMVKNIRDIHSAGGFEIRNWTCNSANVLDTIPKDILGNTAVRFGLDEHDEGERTLGLIWYPAKDELGFDVSFKRIPDNVIKGEQRPTKRAMLRVIMSIFDIFGFLSPFTTQGKVMLQDTWRLHIDWDDIIPDEFYKKWCSWLELLKVIGEIRLPRWYQSCAARCKMGDELTTTLPGSSFHAVTEQCYSDLELHLFSDASLKAMSAVAYWRWKSKDQICVAFVASKSRVSSVKPQTVPRLELQAALLAARLADSIAKAHRLHVTRRYFWCDSSTVLHWIGNNTRRYKTFEANRLGEIDDLSQASEWRYVPTGLNVADIVTRETFNYQSFLNEWFKGPEFLYSDETCWPANVLEPENEVGAEACMTVVQNSRTCFPVPDPERFSSWLRFMRSTACVLKFTNKCRGIALDDYALVEQVKQLILRQAQEDSFASDIQAVKAGKDLPRDSRLRNLSPYLDENNVLRLSGRIDAVSDVPQEAKRPIILDGRHPTAKLLVKHYHVKAAHGHQEAVVNDLKQEFWIIHLRPTVKNVASHCMLCRLRKATPQVPRMGDLPQARMAHHQRAFTFCGIDLFGPMEVTVGRRREKRYGVLFTCLTVRAVHIEVVHTLTTDSLIMALRRMASRRGWPSHIYSDNGTNLRGADVELRRSIQELDEESLRAEALNNQVR